The following DNA comes from Nicotiana sylvestris chromosome 10, ASM39365v2, whole genome shotgun sequence.
TATGATGGAAGGCAGACCTCAATATAACAGATCTAGTAGGATGCTAGATCTGTTATATTGATATAAGGTACATTTGAAGGAGAATTGCTGCAAAATAGTAGGATATCCAGCAaattttaaaagcaagaaaaagaCCCATGTTGCAGGAGGAAGCAGGACATTTGCCAACAATGCAAGTGCAGAAGAAACCAGCAACTCTAAAGGGCAACCACAAGGGCATTACCTAACACAAAAATATTACAAGCAACTAGTAGGACTGCTGAACAAACCTACAGGTGCAAAATGTTTCATAAACATGGAAGGTATTGTTTCATTAATGTCCAATGTCACAGAAAAAGATTGGATAATGGATACACGTTCCACTCATCACATAACCTGTAATAAGGATTTACTAGATACACTTAAGATCATTGATGGATATAGAAGTGTACAGTTGTCAACAGGGAAGACTTCAAATGTTAAACATACAGGAAACACACAGATTCTAGGAAATCAGAAAGTGAAGGATGTGCTTCATGTACCAGATTTTAAATTTAACTTTCTATCAGTGTCAAAGATCACCAAAGACCTCAGTTGTCTAGTTGCCTTTTACCCTGACTTCTGTGTGTTGCAGGGACTCTACAGTGGCAATGTAATGGGGATTGGTAGAGAACCTGAAGGATTGTACATAATAAAGCAAAGGGATGCAGAAAACAAAGCACTGGTGGAAGGCAAAATTACAAATGAGGGAGTAGAAACAACCTTATGAGTTACAGATTGGGGCATGACTCAATAAAATCATTACAACACTTATCAGCCTTGAACAATAAAATCAGCATTGTAGAAATAGGAACTTGTGATGTATGTCCTCTTGCAAAACAATCTAGGATGCAGTTTTCCAACTAGTGTTTCCAATTCAACTAATATCTTTGAACTTCTTCATTTAGATGTTTGGGGACCATACATGGTTTCAACCTatgataaaaaataatattttatcaCAATAGTAGATGATTACAATAGATACACCTGGGCATGTCTGATACAGTCAAAATGTGAAGTGTGTGTAGTTCTGAAATTTTTTTTACTGATAATAAACAATCAATTTGTTGTTAATGTCAAGTACTTAAGATCTGACAATAGGACAAATTTTTGTAATACACAGTGTGATAGCTTGTTGGCTTCTTATGGTATTATTCATCAAACTAGTTGCCCCTATACACCACGGCAAAATGAAACTGTGGAAAGAAAGCACAGACACATTTTAGAGGTGGCCAAAGCACTGAATTCAAAGTGGAGTTCCTATAAGTTTTGGGGTGATTGTGTTAAGACTGAAGTATATGTGATAAATAGACTACCTACGCCAGTTCTGAAGGGAAGAACTCCCTATGAGCTATTATATGGCAAAGAACCTAAGGTTGATTACCTGAGGGTATTTGGTTATCAATGTCATGCAACACCCTTTCCTAGGGGAGATAAGTTTGCACCTAGGGTTAGGAAGGTTGTATTCATTGGGTACTCAGAAACTCAAAAGGGCTACAGATTATATGACCTTGAACAAAAATCCTTTTTTTGTAAGTAGGGATGTTGTGTTTCAAGAGGGCAGATTTCCTTTCAAGGATATAGGAGTTGAAGCTGATGATATGTTTCACCAGCTGCCTATCTCACCAGAAGAGTGCATTCCCGCTTCAACACCTATAGAAGTTGTAACTCAAGAAGACACTCATTCATCTAAGAATTAGGATGACATTAATTTTCCTGAAAATGATCACGGCTCTGCAGACTTGGAACAAGAAGAAATAGCCCCAATCCTTGTACCACTAGAGCAGATGGACCTGATAGATACTCTAGATTCAACATTAAGAGAGGGGTCAGAGGAAGCTCTCCTTGTTGAGCCTGTTGTTGAGAAAGTGCATGCACCACCACCAACAAACTTACCTACCCAACCTGTTCAAAGAGAACCCAGAAAGACAAATCCTCCCATATGGATAAAGGACTATGTGACTACTACAAAGCTGTCTGGGAACTGTCGATTTCCAATTTCTAATAGTGTTAGGTATGGCCATCTTACCACGGCATATCAAGCTTTTTACAAGCTTTCCAGTTCTTGTGGAACCTAAATCTTTCAAAGAGGCAGCACATGATCCACAAtggataaaaaaataaaacaagagaTACAGGCACTAGAAGATAATCACACTTGGGATATCGTTGACCTCCTTATTGGAAAACAAGCTATAGGCTCAAAATGGGtatacaaaataaaatataagaaaaatGAAGAGGTGGACAGGTTCAAAGCTATATTAGTGGCTAAAGGCTACATACAACAAG
Coding sequences within:
- the LOC138879929 gene encoding uncharacterized protein; protein product: MTGNEVTQLEHNHPLFLQASDVPGLVLVPTKLTWPENYALWSKAMKLALRGKSKLGFVDKSCVKDMYRGELAEQWEKCNAMVLSWIGSTVASELISSIMFASSAKKVWSDFKEKFDRCSLTRIYHLWAEIASLRQAPKPDCDYEESRPSLEHILQQRLLRFLMGLNKSYSNVRSNVLMKRPVVSVNEVYAIVTQEKSQRALGVANVHLKENCCKIVGYPANFKSKKKTHVAGGSRTFANNASAEETSNSKGQPQGHYLTQKYYKQLVGLLNKPTGAKCFINMEGIVSLMSNVTEKDWIMDTRSTHHITCNKDLLDTLKIIDGYRSVQLSTGKTSNVKHTGNTQILGNQKVKDVLHGLYSGNVMGIGREPEGLYIIKQRDAENKALCDSLLASYGIIHQTSCPYTPRQNETVERKHRHILEVAKALNSKWSSYKFWGDCVKTEVYVINRLPTPVLKGRTPYELLYGKEPKVDYLRVFGYQCHATPFPRGDKFAPRVRKVVFIGDVVFQEGRFPFKDIGVEADDMFHQLPISPEECIPASTPIEVVTQEDTHSSKN